The following proteins are encoded in a genomic region of Chaetodon auriga isolate fChaAug3 chromosome 8, fChaAug3.hap1, whole genome shotgun sequence:
- the LOC143324483 gene encoding neuronal acetylcholine receptor subunit alpha-7-like produces MWQAGALWLLILATLLGVSLQGPHQRFLLRELLRDYNPMERPVANDSQALTVQFSFTLMQVMDVDEKNQIITTNAWLQMQWYDHYLQWNQSEYPGVKNLRFTPDQVWTPDILLYNSAHDKFDATFKTNVLVNSSGFCEYLPPGIFISTCNVDVRWFPFDIQRCELKFGSWTFDGWLLDIQMKEADVSGYMPNGEWDLLEVPGGRHEVFYDCCAEPYPDVTFVVTLRRRTLFYALNLLIPCVLLSSMTLLVFLLPANSGEKISLGITVLLSLTVFMLMVAEIMPATSDSVPLIGQYFASTMVIVGMSVVATVIVLQFHHHNPNSGHMPRLVHLVLLQWVPWFLRMKRPGEGAEPTLSNSRADSQSKTLSSPTTTTTIPTPVPSILPQSLNSLQASLAQLNHPLSHPLPHRPHSQPIILPNPSHRDPSPNPHPQPNGHLLYMGFHTTAELEPLQRRSTTSFGRVNSGLGGGEGEGAAAGGGGLAGGTPIHHHLQTSKFGSPPQETPVSPDPDPSTTSSGPCGLEAVGGAGRSAAIHSHSSVIRSVAVDSQLQALLLEVQFLVERVREQDRQLSLAEQWQFAAAVIDRLFLVGFSVFNIICTIAILMAAPNFGVALSKDFL; encoded by the exons ATGTGGCAGGCTGGGGCTCTCTGGCTGTTGATACTTGCGACTCTGCTCGGGG TGTCATTGCAGGGTCCTCACCAGCGGTTCCtgctcagagagctgctgagggaCTACAACCCCATGGAGAGGCCGGTGGCCAACGACTCCCAGGCTCTCACTGTTCAGTTCTCCTTTACTCTAATGCAGGTCATGGATGTG GATGAAAAGAATCAGATCATCACCACGAATGCCTGGCTGCAGATG CAGTGGTACGACCACTACCTCCAGTGGAACCAGTCTGAGTATCCTGGAGTTAAGAACCTCCGTTTCACTCCTGACCAGGTCTGGACACCAGACATATTGCTTTACAACAG TGCTCATGATAAGTTTGATGCCACCTTCAAGACCAATGTACTGGTTAACTCCAGTGGCTTCTGTGAGTATCTGCCTCCAG GAATATTTATCAGCACATGTAACGTGGATGTGCGATGGTTTCCATTTGACATCCAGCGCTGTGAACTGAAGTTTGGCTCCTGGACATTTGATGGCTGGCTGCTGGACATCCAGATGAAGGAGGCAGACGTGTCAGGATACATGCCTAACGGAGAGTGGGACCTGCTGG AGGTCCCTGGAGGTCGTCATGAAGTTTTCTATGATTGCTGTGCAGAGCCCTACCCAGATGTTACCTTTGTGGTGACTTTACGAAGGAGAACCTTGTTTTACGCTCTCAACCTCCTCATCCCCTGTGTGCTCCTCTCCTCTATGACCCTGCTGgtcttcctgcttcctgccaACTCGGGGGAGAAGATCAGCCTGG GCATCACGGTTCTGCTTTCTCTGACTGTCTTCATGCTGATGGTTGCAGAGATTATGCCCGCCACTTCAGATTCTGTTCCCCTGATAG GTCAGTACTTTGCCAGCACCATGGTGATTGTCGGGATGTCCGTGGTAGCCACAGTCATCGTCCTTCAGTTCCATCACCACAACCCCAACAGTGGACACATGCCGCGTTTG GTGCACTTGGTTCTACTGCAGTGGGTTCCTTGGTTCCTGCGGATGAAGCGTccaggagagggagcagagccGACTCTTTCAAACAGCCGGGCAGACTCTCAGAGCAAGACCCTGTCCTCacctaccaccaccaccaccatacCCACGCCAGTGCCCTCCATTCTCCCCCAAAGCCTCAACTCCCTGCAGGCTAGCCTGGCTCAGCTTAACCACCCTCTGTCACACCCACTGCCCCACCGGCCCCACTCTCAGCCTATTATTCTTCCGAATCCCAGCCACAGAGATCCCAGCCCTAATCCACATCCACAGCCCAACGGTCATCTGCTTTACATGGGCTTCCATACCACTGCAGAGCTGGAACCACTTCAGAGGCGCAGCACAACAAGTTTTGGGAGGGTTAACAGTGGACtaggtggaggagaaggagagggagcagcagcaggaggaggaggactggcTGGAGGTACACCTATCCATCACCACCTCCAAACTTCCAAGTTTGGGAGTCCCCCACAGGAAACTCCGGTGTCCCCAGACCCTGACCCATCGACTACATCCTCTGGACCCTGCGGCCTAGAGGCTGTGGGTGGAGCAGGAAGATCAGCGGCCATTCACTCCCACAGCAGTGTAATTCGATCTGTGGCAGTAGACAGCCAGCTGCAGGCTCTTCTGCTGGAGGTGCAGTTTTTAGTCGAACGTGTTAGGGAACAGGACCGGCAGCTCAGTTTGGCGGAGCAGTGGCAGTTTGCTGCAGCTGTCATCGACCGCCTGTTCCTGGTgggattcagtgttttcaacatCATCTGTACCATCGCTATTCTCATGGCTGCACCCAACTTTGGGGTAGCATTGTCAAAAGATTTCCTCTGA
- the adar gene encoding double-stranded RNA-specific adenosine deaminase yields the protein MSRGRGGPSREHYYRHPPPDLQAKENYHRPGPASPYPRPGPQHTPYSNYYYSPARPVGPIQPPAPSLIPSAPPNPNFHKVTPNPVTHNNSHNPNYNPNSFHYQQVEFLRGQSSEAPQFRARPRGAVPGRPPSSSYPPQSGCSRCPNPNSSPRGRGGYSQDQSFGYPTSGRALRGTLGPQHVTHNQLQGPNHNQYSSRQWCVQTDSVCENFQSLSLHRERPNRGVERFHRHSAPSSFTKVNITLTPDIQDEVHRTLAALKPSESISAKLLAKKLRLPKKIVNKALYSLERSQKASKQGLHPPEWTLYREPVRGEEDQNSEEQSPLSHLCISLEHPPQAKGELKTKTVENLGQVKDKDSDTESSSFNCSSLESSDSEESQSPSQGQHEEKRHLVTTTSPDQELKLCTMADQKELVLQYLLHSQEATALSIAKNLGLRTAKQVNPTLYALEKQGEVIKNGEVNPPTWELSTRRRERMERSIKAAQSTQNEGGQMEVEASRDERGGGSVFLPSPPLPPIPGPEPIPLPEGWILEQSRSEASQSSVQPPSSTPCTEEETNEGQWATDDIPEFLNAIRRETDAGKLAAEKGSNVGTVAVSLAAPPPQNLWAKLQEVRLKNPVSGLMEYAQYLGQNCEFLLLDQSGPSHDPRFRMQVMLNGRLFPVAEASSKKVAKKDAAAATLRILMGEMQGGASVGDEGNTASLDQVMDLLPDTSGPTEGMGGICGTGSVEGMGMVEGPRQPLSRSLPGGKNPVSVLMEYSQRSGNPIEFIITGQAGPPHDPRFMYKVKVGESLFSEASAPSKKAARQLAAEEAVKELMADGRLQLNKPQLPLGSSSDSDGSGSGTTCPSLPPLTADELRAAHEAGVGDLINHLNNNAVSGLLEYARARGFAAEIRLVGQSGPPHEPKFTYQAKLGGRWFPPVCASNKKQGKQEAADAALRVLIGEAERAARTGELIPAELPVSGSTLHDQIAMLSHQRFNALTTRIQHSLLGRKILATIVMRRGEGLGTVVSLGTGNRCVKGEELSLKGDTVNDCHAEIISRRGFVRFLYSELLKYYDGTDDSIFEPAENNKLQIKPDITFHLYISTAPCGDGALFDKSCSEAGDEVEGHQPLFENAKQGKLRTKVENGEGTIPVESSAIVPTWDGIQHGERLRTMSCSDKILRWNVLGLQGALLTHFLHPIYLKSITLGYLYSHGHLTRAVCCRLARDGETFTQSLPNPFMLNHPEVGRVSVYDSTRHTGKTKESSVNWSFPDQHSVEVLDGTTGKLDGNKLAVSRVSKSNLFGLFRSLCQQCGRTDLLSLPSYSQAKMSATSFQLAKQQFFQALSVHGYGAWIGKPLEEKSFEAGEGTGNNGASVPVGYSSSRNGGAMDYK from the exons ATGAGCAGAGGTAGAGGAGGGCCTTCCAGAGAACACTACTACAGGCATCCACCCCCGGACCTCCAGGCCAAGGAGAATTACCACAGACCTGGCCCGGCCTCACCTTACCCTAGACCTGGCCCACAGCACACCCCATATTCAAATTACTACTACAGCCCTGCCCGTCCCGTAGGGCCCATACAGCCCCCAGCTCCTTCGCTCATCCCCTCTGCTCCACCCAATCCAAACTTCCATAAAGTAACCCCTAACCCCGTGACCCATAACAACTCACATAATCCAAATTACAATCCCAATTCCTTTCACTACCAACAGGTAGAGTTCCTGAGAGGACAGAGCTCTGAGGCGCCGCAGTTCAGAGCTCGTCCACGTGGAGCGGTACCTGGAAGGCCACCCAGTTCCTCATACCCGCCACAGTCAGGCTGTAGTAGATGTCCCAACCCCAACAGCAGCCCTAGAGGTAGAGGGGGGTATAGTCAGGACCAGAGTTTTGGATACCCAACCAGTGGAAGAGCCCTACGAGGCACCCTGGGCCCTCAACACGTGACTCACAACCAGTTACAAGGTCCAAACCACAACCAATACTCCAGCAGACAATGGTGTGTCCaaacagactctgtgtgtgagaaCTTTCAGAGTTTGTCCCTTCATCGAGAAAGGCCCAACAGAGGAGTTGAAAGGTTTCACAGACATTCTGCCCCTAGCAGCTTTACTAAAGTTAACATCACTCTTACCCCTGACATCCAGGACGAGGTTCACAGGACTTTGGCTGCTTTGAAGCCAAGTGAGAGTATATCTGCAAAGTTGTTAGCCAAAAAGCTGCGTCTGCCCAAAAAGATAGTCAACAAGGCTCTGTACTCTTTGGAGCGCTCTCAGAAAGCCTCCAAGCAAGGGCTCCACCCTCCTGAGTGGACTCTTTACAGAGAACCTGTCAGAGGTGAGGAAGATCAAAACTCTGAAGAACAAAGTCCACTTTCTCATCTGTGTATCAGCTTAGAACACCCTCCTCAGGCCAAGGGtgagctaaaaacaaaaacagtagaAAACTTGGGGCAAGTCAAAGACAAGGACTCTGACACTGAATCTAGTTCTTTTAACTGCTCCTCTTTAGAGTCATCTGACTCTGAAGAATCCCAGTCGCCATCACAAGGTCAGCACGAAGAGAAACGACATCTCGTCACTACCACCTCTCCTGATCAGGAACTTAAGCTTTGCACAATGGCAGACCAGAAGGAGCTAGTTCTCCAGTACCTCCTGCATTCACAGGAGGCAACTGCTCTCAGCATAGCCAAAAATCTAGGTCTTAGGACTGCCAAGCAGGTCAATCCCACCCTATACGCCCTGGAAAAGCAAGGTGAAGTCATTAAGAATGGAGAAGTCAACCCTCCCACGTGGGAGCTCTCCACCCGCCGcagagagagaatggagaggAGCATTAAAGCCGCACAGAGCACCCAAAATGAGGGGGGTCAGATGGAGGTAGAAGCTAGTAGAgatgagaggggaggagggtcCGTCTTTCTGCCGTCACCCCCACTACCACCAATACCAGGCCCCGAGCCAATTCCACTTCCGGAGGGTTGGATCCTAGAGCAGAGTCGTAGTGAGGCG TCCCAATCCTCCGTTCAGCCCCCCTCCTCTACCCCATGTACAGAAGAAGAGACCAATGAAGGACAGTGGGCCACTGATGACATCCCAGAATTTCTCAACGCCATCcgcagagagacagacgcagGGAAATTGGCAGCAGAAAAGGGCAGCAACGTTGGAACTGTGGCTGTGTCTCTGGCCGCTCCACCTCCCCAAAACCTGTGGGCCAAATTACAAGAGGTGAGATTGAAGAACCCTGTCAGCGGACTCATGGAGTATGCCCAGTATCTGGGCCAGAACTGTGAGTTCCTGCTCCTCGACCAGTCTGGACCCTCTCACGACCCAAG ATTCCGTATGCAGGTGATGCTCAACGGGAGACTGTTTCCTGTCGCAGAAGCTTCCAGCAAGAAGGTTGCGAAAAAGGACGCTGCTGCAGCCACCCTGCGCATCCTCATGGGAGAAATGCAGGGAGGAGCTAGCGTAGGGGACGAGGGAAACACAGCCAGCTTGGACCAAGTGATGGATCTACTCCCAGACACCAGC GGGCCAACTGAAGGCATGGGGGGAATTTGTGGGACTGGTAGTGTGGAAGGGATGGGAATGGTGGAAGGACCTCGCCAGCCACTGTCCCGCTCTCTGCCTGGTGGGAAGAATCCAGTGTCTGTCCTGATGGAGTACAGCCAGCGCAGCGGAAACCCCATCGAATTCATCATCACTGGGCAGGCAGGTCCACCACATGACCCAAG GTTCATGTACAAGGTGAAGGTCGGAGAGAGCTTGTTTTCAGAGGCCTCGGCTCCGAGCAAGAAGGCAGCCCGCCAGCTGGCAGCAGAAGAGGCCGTCAAAGAATTAATGGCTGACGGGAGACTGCAGCTCAACAAG CCCCAGTTGCCCCTTGGTTCCTCCAGTGATAGTGATGGCAGTGGTTCTGGGACCACATGTCCCTCTTTGCCCCCCCTGACAGCAGATGAGTTGCGAGCAGCACACGAGGCAGGGGTAGGGGACCTCATCAACCACCTAAACAACAATGCAGTATCCGGTCTGCTGGAGTACGCTCGAGCTCGGGGCTTCGCTGCTGAGATCCGACTGGTGGGCCAGTCTGGGCCCCCGCATGAGCCTAA GTTTACCTACCAGGCCAAGCTGGGCGGACGCTGGTTCCCTCCAGTGTGTGCATCCAACAAGAAGCAGGGAAAACAGGAAGCGGCAGACGCTGCTCTACGGGTTCTGATTGGAGAAGCTGAGAGGGCAGCCCGCACGGGGGAGCTTATCCCAGCAGAG CTTCCAGTGAGTGGCAGCACTTTGCATGACCAGATAGCGATGTTGAGTCACCAGCGTTTCAACGCCCTGACCACACGTATCCAGCACAGCCTTCTAGGACGCAAGATTCTGGCCACCATTGTCATGCGGAGGGGGGAGGGCCTGGGGACTGTTGTCAGCCTGGGAACCG gAAATCGCTGTGTTAAAGGGGAGGAGCTGAGCCTTAAAGGGGACACCGTTAATGATTGCCACGCTGAAATCATCTCCAGAAGGGGATTTGTTCG GTTTCTGTACAGCGAGCTGCTCAAGTACTATGACGGCACAGACGACAGTATATTTGAGCCAGCCGAGAACAATAAACTGCAAATCAAACCTGACATCACCTTTCACCTCTACATCAG CACGGCACCTTGTGGGGACGGCGCTCTGTTTGACAAGTCTTGCAGCGAGGCAGGGGATGAAGTCGAGGGCCATCAGCCTCTGTTTGAAAATGCTAAGCAGGGCAAGCTCCGCACCAAAGTGGAGAACG GCGAGGGCACCATCCCAGTGGAGTCGAGTGCCATTGTGCCCACATGGGACGGCATCCAGCACGGCGAGAGGCTGCGTACCATGAGCTGCAGTGATAAGATCCTGCGCTGGAACGTGTTGGGTCTGCAGGGGGCGCTGCTCACCCATTTCTTGCATCCAATCTACCTGAAGTCCATCACGCTTG GCTATCTGTACAGCCACGGGCACCTGACGCGTGCTGTTTGCTGTCGACTGGCCAGAGACGGTGAAACATTCACGCAGAGCCTCCCTAATCCTTTCATGCTAAACCACCCGGAG GTGGGCCGGGTGAGTGTGTACGACTCCACACGTCACACGGGCAAGACCAAGGAGTCCAGTGTGAACTGGAGCTTTCCAGACCAGCACAGTGTAGAGGTGCTGGACGGGACCACAGGCAAACTGGATGG GAACAAACTGGCCGTGTCCAGGGTGTCCAAGTCCAACCTGTTCGGTCTGTTCCGCTCTCTGTGCCAGCAGTGTGGCCGCACTGACCTCCTCTCCCTGCCCTCCTACTCCCAGGCCAAGATGTCGGCCACGTCTTTCCAGCTAGCCAAGCAGCAGTTCTTCCAAGCTCTCAGCGTCCACGGTTACGGCGCCTGGATCGGGAAGCCGCTGGAAGAGAAGAGTTTTGAGGCAGGGGAGGGAACCGGGAACAATGGAGCAAGTGTCCCTGTGGGATACAGCAGTAGTAGAAACGGAGGGGCAATGGACTACAAGTAA